A region from the Bombyx mori chromosome 15, ASM3026992v2 genome encodes:
- the LOC101741492 gene encoding integrator complex subunit 14: MPTIILLDVSLSMSRPVISSDSIENHTRSSIAVAAINSFLDYLSVHAKLEYVALVSFSSVHDVAVPFTRDFDSIRTKLPQIEEGDKTCIDSALLGVNQLVMNEWGHQTPIQIILITDGSSGVGAIGRNRIIQSLPLPTLYPVKIHILPIVSPHDPCLQHAMPLYQKIIDQATVTANNSNGTISRGSIYCPEQLSVSSVIAAMTRLCEQHYQEFWCSLKCGQLEARVQLFPAPQTVSHESLTATYTLSNQLHIIGFVQQQDLGTPIAISKHLVIPQAQINNNTSGRENYGSKTPTKDGSTTENITTEEEMSDPSKIPNFCVLLHGALKVEGMSAIILLGTEWWGTLSAWCEASRARRSCLLLSVLKPGVSAAPWLGPLDQLGPPEEGSAPTEVFPVRAWRSYSGGGGSGSTWARPHALLADVQKVLRHARKLPDKTQHLYKELNRLRRSAISLGFSELLTCVSTALERECSALPSNAPPECALQLAHAIAALRDPRTAFDIKHTLQPIAANITLTSMSH; the protein is encoded by the exons ATGCCAACGATAATTTTGCTTGATGTGTCTTTATCGATGTCAAGACCAGTCATCAGTTCGGATTCAATTGAAAATCACACAAGATCTTCAATAGCTGTCGCggcaataaattcatttttagatTACTTAAGCGTTCATGCCAAATTAGAGTACGTTGCGTTAGTGTCGTTTTCATCAGTTCACGATG TTGCTGTACCATTCACAAGAGACTTTGACAGTATTAGAACTAAACTGCCGCAGATAGAAGAAGGTGACAAAACATGTATCGACTCAGCATTACTAGGAGTGAATCAGCTCGTGATGAATGAATGGGGACACCAAACAcctatacaaattattttg ATAACTGATGGAAGCAGTGGAGTTGGTGCTATTGGAAGGAACAGAATAATTCAATCATTACCTCTACCTACATTATATCCTgtcaaaatacatatattaccgATAGTATCACCACATGATCCCTGTTTACAAcatg CTATGCCTTTATATCAGAAAATTATTGATCAGGCTACTGTCACTGCAAACAATTCCAATGGAACTATTTCCCGTGGCTCCATATACTGTCCAGAACAACTCTCAGTGTCTAGT GTGATAGCTGCTATGACTCGTCTATGTGAGCAGCACTACCAAGAGTTCTGGTGTTCTCTCAAATGTGGTCAACTAGAAGCCCGCGTTCAGTTGTTCCCTGCACCGCAAACTGTCTCGCATGAAAGCCTAACAGCCACATACACTCTATCCAATCAGTTGCATATCATTGGATTTGTACAGCAACAAGACCTCG gcACACCTATTGCCATAAGCAAACATCTTGTAATACCGCAAgcccaaataaataataatacctcTGGTAGAGAAAACTACGGATCTAAAACTCCCACTAAG GATGGATCTACTACTGAAAATATTACGACAGAGGAAGAAATGTCAGATCCCAGCAAGATTCCCAATTTTTGCGTATTACTACATGGAGCTCTTAag GTGGAAGGTATGTCAGCGATAATACTGCTTGGGACGGAATGGTGGGGAACACTTTCCGCGTGGTGTGAAGCATCCAGAGCACGGCGCTCCTGCTTGCTCCTAAGTGTTCTGAAACCGGGAGTCTCTGCTGCACCTTGGCTCGGCCCTCTTGACCAACTGGGACCCCCTGAAGAAGGAAGTGCGCCAA ctGAAGTATTTCCTGTCCGAGCATGGCGCTCTTATAGTGGCGGTGGAGGATCTGGTAGCACTTGGGCAAGACCGCACGCACTACTTGCTGACGTACAAAAAGTTTTACGCCATGCACGTAAACTTCCAGATAAAACGCAACATCTTTACAAG gAACTAAATCGGCTGCGACGTTCAGCGATATCTCTCGGTTTTTCTGAACTTCTGACGTGCGTGAGTACTGCATTAGAGCGGGAGTGTTCTGCATTGCCATCTAATGCACCACCTGAATGCGCATTACAGTTGGCACATGCTATTGCTGCGCTACGGGATCCAAGAACAGCCTTCGATATCAAACACACCTTACAACCAATTGCCGCTAACATCACGTTAACGTCGATGTCCCATTGA
- the LOC101741634 gene encoding protein O-mannosyl-transferase TMTC4 — protein sequence MSQFPNQTLFKLCIIICAATLPFLFTINGDFVFDDSVAITKNKDVTSKSWLDCFYNDFWGTEIKSELSHKSYRPLTILTFRINYFMSGERLIAIHFKITNLICHIWGCIVLWIFLRTVLNIQNEGFYETSFLTTLLFAVHPIHVEAVSGIVGRADVMASNIFLLAFLVYHFSQSKSKSIWKHLILLTTIILSGISMLFKENGITVLGFCLVYEIMNKMKFMKLKKSTTGNFVINNRFVNLELDSILRILIILSGAILLLSGRWLIMGGSYPEFKPVDNPAAFVENYYTRVKTYNYIYFLNILLLIWPQWLCYDWSMGCIPLLENNMDFRTIFIFIMYIYGGLLIKSLFNNKNHSTTKRSLIIGVSLMILPFLPAANIVRPVGFVIAERILYISSSGYCLLIVIGYKKICKKVNSVKCKVLSAMFLFLLIIYGMRSFQRSGDWQNEYKLFTSGLSVCPLNAKIHYNVAKVADSEQHVEWALMEYKESIRLNPTYYQAMNNLGNLLKTLKRFDEAEYYLREAIKQKNDYPATWMNLGIVLANKKQYRESEIAYKTAIQHRRKYPDCYYNLGNLYLELNDTNAASECWLQAINLNSKHNLAWTNLLALLDNTGQTDKALKIIPRALNELPDSASVNFAVANIYGKIELYVQAEKYFKIAIKLFGKRVQALHFSNLGVLYHRWKKYSLAKEMYSKAIELDPLFTSAQKNLKTLKRLN from the exons atgtCACAATTTCCTAATCAAACATTATTTAAGTTATGCATTATTATTTGTGCAGCCACTTTGCCTTtcttatttacaataaatgGTGATTTTGTTTTTGACGATTCGGTCGCAATTACTAAAAACAAAGATGTCACCTCTAAGTCCTGGTTGGATTGCTTTTATAATGATTTTTGGGGGACAGAAATAAAAAGTGAACTAAGTCACAAATCATATAGGCCTTTGACCATTCTGACGTTCAG GATAAACTATTTTATGAGTGGTGAAAGGTTGATAGCCATTCATTTTAAGATCACAAACTTAATATGCCACATATGGGGATGTATTGTTTTATGGATATTTTTGAGAactgttttaaatattcaaaatgaaGGATTTTATGAAACCTCATTTTTGACAACATTATTGTTTGCTGTACACCCCATACATGTAGAAGCAGTAAGTGGCATAGTAGGACGAGCTGATGTCATGGcttcaaatatttttcttcttgcATTTCTTGTGTATCATTTCTCACAATCAAAATCTAAATCAATTTGGAAACACTTAATTCTGTTGACAACAATAATCCTCTCAGGAATATCTATGCTGTTTAAAGAAAATGGGATTACTGTTTTG ggATTTTGTTTGGTGTATGAAATTATGAATAAGatgaaatttatgaaattaaaaaaatcaacaactggtaattttgtcataaataacaGATTTGTAAATCTGGAATTAGATTCAATACTTAGAATACTTATTATCCTAAGTGGAGCAATTTTACTATTATCGGGAAGGTGGCTTATAATGGGAGGATCTTATCCAGAATTCAAACCAGTTGATAACCCTGCAgcttttgttgaaaattattacaCAAGG gtaaaaacatataattatatttatttcttgaaTATCTTGCTGCTGATCTGGCCCCAGTGGTTATGCTATGACTGGTCTATGGGCTGCATTCCTTTACTTGAAAATAATATGGACTTTAGGACCATATTCATATTCATTATGTACATTTATGGAGGACTGTTAATTAAAAGTTTgttcaataacaaaaatcataGTACAACAAAAag ATCATTGATTATTGGTGTATCTCTAATGATATTGCCTTTTCTGCCAGCAGCAAATATTGTACGCCCAGTTGGTTTTGTTATTGCTGAGAGAATTCTCTACATATCTTCATCCGGATATTGTTTACTTATTGTTATTggatataaaaaaatctgtaaaaaGGTGAACAGTGTAAAATGTAAG GTGTTATctgcaatgtttttatttctgcTAATAATTTATGGAATGAGAAGTTTCCAAAGGTCAGGTGACTGGCAGAATGAATATAAACTATTTACGAGTGGGCTTTCGGTGTGTCCTCTGAATGCTAAAATACACTATAATGTCGCCAAAGTGGCTGATAGTGAGCAACATGTAGAATGGGCTCTAATGGAATACAAAGAATCAATCAG aTTGAATCCTACGTACTACCAGGCGATGAATAATCTAGGGAATCTACTAAAGACTTTAAAACGGTTCGACGAAGCAGAATATTACCTACGAGAAGCAATTAAACAGAA GAATGACTACCCGGCAACGTGGATGAATCTAGGAATTGTATTagctaataaaaaacaataccgCGAATCGGAGATAGCCTACAAAACCGCTATACAACACCGAAGAAAATATCCGGACTGTTATTATAACCTGGGAAACTTG TATTTAGAGCTGAACGATACGAATGCTGCGTCTGAATGTTGGTTACAGGCCATAAATTTAAACTCTAAGCACAATTTGGCTTGGACTAATTTACTTGCGCTACTTGATAATACAG GACAAACTGACAAGGCTCTAAAAATCATTCCGCGTGCACTCAACGAATTACCGGATTCGGCATCAGTAAATTTCGCTGTTGCAAATATTTACGGAAAAATTGAACTTTATGTGCAAGCTGAAAAGTATTTCAAAATCGCAATTAAATTGTTCGGCAAAAGAGTCCAAGCTCTTCATTTCTCAAATCTAG GTGTTTTGTACCACCGATGGAAGAAATATAGTTTAGCCAAAGAAATGTATAGTAAAGCTATCGAATTAGATCCATTATTTACAAGCGCACAGAAAAATCTGAAGACTCTAAAGAGACTAAACTAA
- the LOC101741253 gene encoding uncharacterized protein LOC101741253, producing the protein MEEIIDDNKVIENDNDLEPEYKYNFINRPWDDRSIKSKVCLVALLIAIFTATMACVINNFVMHYRSFNSATNLNSEINCFRIKLNEYPFVARIHSLSSKKLICVGAVVSQTSVLASGVCVQNGPILAYMGSNANSRCKKGFLLEIIDYVKHDGIVSKRLVLLSSQENTAECAVPIRIGSTLDWKSKVQIIGRSSNVGWTLTRQLVSLTDKYFKIPYKNVNKHRMFCTKHLARCPVKAGDLLIQRGFLFGLATTSVQIKRNTKACFANLTAVRGELDDLNLGINFESVAIARTNLSKT; encoded by the exons ATGGAGGAAATTATTGATGATAATAAAGTTATTGAAAACGATAACGATTTGGAGcctgaatataaatataatttcattaacAGACCATGGGACGATCGTTCAATAAAAAGCAAAGTTTGTCTTGTAGCTTTATTAATTGCAATATTTACAGCTACTATGGCCTGTGTCATTAATAACTTCGTAATGCATTATCGAAGCTTCAATTCTGCTACGAACTTAAACAGTGAAATAAACTGCTTTAGAATCAAATTAAATGAGTATCCATTTGTCGCAAGAATACATTCGTTATCGTCGAAGAAATTAATATGTGTCGGAGCGGTGGTTAGCCAGACTTCTGTCTTAGCAAGTGGAGTTTGCGTACAAAACGGTCCGATTTTGGCCTACATGGGAAGCAATGCTAA tTCTCGCTGCAAGAAAGGTTTTCTTCTGGAAATTATAGATTATGTCAAACATGATGGCATAGTATCCAAGAGGCTAGTGCTATTATCGAGCCAGGAAAATACGGCTGAATGCGCAGTACCTATTCGCATTGGATCGACTTTGGATTGGAAATCAAAGGTGCAGATTATTGGGAGGTCTTCAAACGTTGGTTGGACGTTAACCAGGCAGCTTGTCTCCCTAactgataaatattttaagatacCGTACAAAAATGTGAACAAACATAGGATGTTTTGTACAAAACATTTGGCTAGGTGTCCAGTAAAGGCCGGTGATCTTTTGATACAGAGGGGCTTCTTGTTTGGACTTGCGACGACCAGTGTTCAAATCAAAAGAAATACTAAAGCTTGTTTTGCCAATCTAACAGCGGTAAGGGGGGAGCTGGATGATCTCAATCTGGGGATAAATTTTGAGTCAGTTGCTATAGCGAGAACTAATCTtagtaaaacataa
- the LOC101742024 gene encoding zinc finger CCHC domain-containing protein 24, producing the protein MGCFWSSECDSRERCQHCNRRAVNNLIVVNQVCEICTYNSSKQTSTPHSSGRNKPCFGKYICVCGNAWSSRKSWPQKYQICTRCRKKVYARTQRPLRSSDWTNNKNSRDHLSNLCQMCQELGYDCGKLFEI; encoded by the exons ATGGGTTGCTTTTGGTCCAGTGAG tgtGATTCTCGGGAACGATGTCAGCATTGCAATAGAAGGGCTGTTAATAATTTGATTGTCGTTAATCAAGTTTGTGAAATTTGTACATACAATTCATCGAAACAAACG AGTACACCACATAGTTCGGGAAGGAACAAGCCGTGCTTCGGTAAATACATTTGTGTTTGCGGAAATGCTTGGAGCAGTCGCAAATCATGGCCCCAAAAATATCAAATCTGTACACGATGCCGCAAGAAGGTGTACGCTCGCACTCAA agACCCTTACGTTCTTCTGACTGGACAAATAATAAGAATTCTCGAGATCATCTGAGTAATTTGTGTCAGATGTGTCAAGAATTGGGATACGATTGTGGAAAGTTATTTGAGatctaa
- the LOC101741874 gene encoding uncharacterized protein LOC101741874 isoform X2, giving the protein MFQFPEQENNTLLSETLKHFQNCTKNFVEPPNSYKLETLQKDELYIHNGSWLSSALVLLYDCLERYTKIHEKVPPDFDIIYQVTYIEASINKNIQFYNINDCPKNVLETIGNCNTILLDACQKLIMDVNVDIFCAWSEFEENGKTKQQSIGELCHKVYTKLSSIPVLCEHPIVAMLQQISRKPIEAKDVINSTDVCMIIENINKNDDDMESWLHALLYKDDLCAYRELLDVIHPNINKYSPQECLKLYYILKQGIVNKGQTEVLAVKAFHHCDVSDKHKILTEHFVNNCFFDMKENELFTDMSTEFFNKLIATSNADITDVLTLFLQSPKKVFDKIFNLATENSQQGDIMLQVMKLLDNYCNYYYEVDTEPCIFKALQNNLEICIDTEEKENNFIRFISALKNYGILIGSKLLLLTIMPNIHKALLNKNINNINMQIKLLQSAYTIEELLEYRAPMLAMLAQVMDIVRWKIHTFVTSAPTTLQSTIELQTSFMETYGTSIPVKEENWLKSKLKNTHPLNTYYYRKIWNPPGNNFLEIITGTKMRQHSSKDDITTTLIQIICSCTQEEWFTIWDCLAHFEAKIVLDAYYEAMSLIARIERDNRTNNTWACILYCYRTLLHCTRYKFFKEPLTNNQILDVINNITRMPILCDGPKEDMEPLLLPLLAYIAERKNDYSIDLSSCDLVKYECLVTIINNIFSKK; this is encoded by the exons ATGTTTCAATTTCCCGAACAagaaaataatactttattaaGTGAAACCTTAAAGCATTTccaaaattgtaccaaaaactTTGTTGAACCTCCAAATAGTTACAAACTGGAAACCCTTCAAAAAGATGAATTATACATACACAATGGAAGTTGGCTTAGTTCAGCTTTAGTACTACTTTATGATTGCCTTGaaagatacacaaaaatacatGAAAAGGTCCCTCCtgattttgatattatttatcAAGTAACTTACATAGAagcttcaataaataaaaatatacaattttacaACATTAATGACTGTCCAAAAAATGTATTAGAAACCATAGGAAATTGCAACACAATACTTTTAGATGCATGCCAGAAACTAATAATGGATGTAAATGTTGATATATTCTGTGCTTGGAGTGAGTTTGAAGAAAACGGAAAAACCAAACAGCAATCTATTGGTGAATTGTGTCATAAAGTATATACAAAATTGTCAAGCATACCTGTTTTGTGTGAACATCCAATAGTTGCCATGCTACAACAGATTTCTAGGAAACCAATCGAAGCAAAAGATGTTATAAACTCAACTGATGTTTGTATGATCATTGAGAACATAAACaaaaatgatgatgatatggAATCCTGGTTACATGCTCTTCTCTACAAAGATGATTTGTGTGCCTACAGAGAACTTCTTGATGTTATTCATcctaacataaataaatatagtccGCAAGAGTGTTTAAAACTGTACTACATCTTGAAACAGGGCATTGTAAACAAAGGCCAGACAGAAGTATTGGCTGTGAAAGCTTTCCATCATTGTGATGTTTCTGACAAACATAAAATACTAACTGAACATTTTGTCAACAACTGCTTTTTTGATATGAAGGAAAATGAACTCTTTACTGATATGAGTACagaatttttcaataaattaattgctACTTCCAATGCTGATATTACTGATGTACTCACACTCTTCTTGCAGAGCCCAAAGAaagtttttgataaaattttcaaCTTAGCCACAGAAAACAGCCAACAGGGAGATATTATGTTACAAGTAATGAAATTATTAGACAACTATTGTAATTATTACTATGAAGTTGATACTGAACCTTGTATTTTCAAAGCATTGCAGAATAATCTGGAAATCTGTATAGATACAGAAGAGAAAGAAAATAACTTTATAAGATTTATTTCTGCATTAAAAAACTATGGCATTTTAATTGGATCTAAATTgctattattaacaataatgCCAAACATTCACAAAGCActcctaaataaaaatatcaataatattaatatgcaAATTAAGTTATTACAAAGTGCTTACACTATAGAAGAGCTATTAGAATACAGAGCCCCAATGTTGGCAATGTTAGCCCAGGTCATGGATATTGTACGGTGGAAAATTCATACATTTGTCACTTCAGCACCGACTACTTTACAAAGCACAATCGAACTTCAAACCTCATTTATGGAGACATATGGCACCAGCATACCAG TGAAAGAAGAAAATTGGTTAAAATCAAAGTTGAAAAATACACATCCACTAAACACTTACTACTACAGGAAAATATGGAATCCACCAGGCAATaactttttagaaattataactGGTACTAAGATGAGGCAACACAGTTCTAAAGACGATATCACAACAACATTGATACAG ATAATATGTTCATGCACACAAGAAGAGTGGTTTACTATTTGGGATTGTCTTGCTCATTTTGAAGCTAAAATAGTTTTAGATGCCTATTATGAAGCCATGTCTTTAATAGCaagaatagaaagagacaataGAACTAATAATACTTGGGCATGCATTTTGTATTGTTACAGAACTCTTCTACATTGTACCCGG TACAAATTCTTCAAAGAACCATTAACAAACAATCAAATACTAGATGTTATTAATAACATCACAAGAATGCCGATACTCTGTGATGGACCAAAAGAAGACATGGAACCTTTACTGCTTCCTCTTCTAGCTTATATAGCTGAACGCAAAAATGATTATTCAATTGATCTCTCTAGCTGTGATCTTGTCAAATATGAATGTCTGGTCACTATTATAAACAACATATTTTCTAAGAAATAA
- the LOC101741874 gene encoding uncharacterized protein LOC101741874 isoform X1, giving the protein MDFTPDLLAFQGVFISTDSAHPFSRLTVKGGNEEKVKYIIEHMYQFLKDRNFMDENKVLSKEHTRLIRKFILYIILNGNFKTLEKLVEKDDIDSVIWTIPTVPHYLMCELIWSFQVEHFVYEIISYAYPPLAVEVTGAFIENTKYYNPLDCSQKLAKISLACYTLICRLNMFQFPEQENNTLLSETLKHFQNCTKNFVEPPNSYKLETLQKDELYIHNGSWLSSALVLLYDCLERYTKIHEKVPPDFDIIYQVTYIEASINKNIQFYNINDCPKNVLETIGNCNTILLDACQKLIMDVNVDIFCAWSEFEENGKTKQQSIGELCHKVYTKLSSIPVLCEHPIVAMLQQISRKPIEAKDVINSTDVCMIIENINKNDDDMESWLHALLYKDDLCAYRELLDVIHPNINKYSPQECLKLYYILKQGIVNKGQTEVLAVKAFHHCDVSDKHKILTEHFVNNCFFDMKENELFTDMSTEFFNKLIATSNADITDVLTLFLQSPKKVFDKIFNLATENSQQGDIMLQVMKLLDNYCNYYYEVDTEPCIFKALQNNLEICIDTEEKENNFIRFISALKNYGILIGSKLLLLTIMPNIHKALLNKNINNINMQIKLLQSAYTIEELLEYRAPMLAMLAQVMDIVRWKIHTFVTSAPTTLQSTIELQTSFMETYGTSIPVKEENWLKSKLKNTHPLNTYYYRKIWNPPGNNFLEIITGTKMRQHSSKDDITTTLIQIICSCTQEEWFTIWDCLAHFEAKIVLDAYYEAMSLIARIERDNRTNNTWACILYCYRTLLHCTRYKFFKEPLTNNQILDVINNITRMPILCDGPKEDMEPLLLPLLAYIAERKNDYSIDLSSCDLVKYECLVTIINNIFSKK; this is encoded by the exons ATGGATTTTACACCAGATTTACTTGCCTTTCAAGGTGTTTTTATTTCCACAGACAGCGCTCATCCATTCTCAAGGTTGACCGTAAAAGGCG GAAACGAAGAAAAGGTCAAATACATTATTGAACATATGTATCAATTCCTCAAAGACAGAAATTTTATGGacgaaaataaagtattatccAAAGAACATACACGTTTAATTCGTAAATTTAtcctatacattattttaaacgggaatttcaaaacattagaaaagttggtagaAAAAGACGATATTGACTCAGTAATATGGACCATACCGACTGTGCCACATTATTTAATGTGTGAATTAATTTGGAGCTTCCAGGTAGAACATTTTGTGTATGAAATCATCTCATATGCATACCCTCCACTTGCTGTCGAAGTGACTGGAGCGTTTATAGAAAACACAAAGTACTACAATCCATTAGACTGTTCACAAAAGTTGGCAAAAATATCATTAGCATGTTATACATTAATTTGCAGATTAAACATGTTTCAATTTCCCGAACAagaaaataatactttattaaGTGAAACCTTAAAGCATTTccaaaattgtaccaaaaactTTGTTGAACCTCCAAATAGTTACAAACTGGAAACCCTTCAAAAAGATGAATTATACATACACAATGGAAGTTGGCTTAGTTCAGCTTTAGTACTACTTTATGATTGCCTTGaaagatacacaaaaatacatGAAAAGGTCCCTCCtgattttgatattatttatcAAGTAACTTACATAGAagcttcaataaataaaaatatacaattttacaACATTAATGACTGTCCAAAAAATGTATTAGAAACCATAGGAAATTGCAACACAATACTTTTAGATGCATGCCAGAAACTAATAATGGATGTAAATGTTGATATATTCTGTGCTTGGAGTGAGTTTGAAGAAAACGGAAAAACCAAACAGCAATCTATTGGTGAATTGTGTCATAAAGTATATACAAAATTGTCAAGCATACCTGTTTTGTGTGAACATCCAATAGTTGCCATGCTACAACAGATTTCTAGGAAACCAATCGAAGCAAAAGATGTTATAAACTCAACTGATGTTTGTATGATCATTGAGAACATAAACaaaaatgatgatgatatggAATCCTGGTTACATGCTCTTCTCTACAAAGATGATTTGTGTGCCTACAGAGAACTTCTTGATGTTATTCATcctaacataaataaatatagtccGCAAGAGTGTTTAAAACTGTACTACATCTTGAAACAGGGCATTGTAAACAAAGGCCAGACAGAAGTATTGGCTGTGAAAGCTTTCCATCATTGTGATGTTTCTGACAAACATAAAATACTAACTGAACATTTTGTCAACAACTGCTTTTTTGATATGAAGGAAAATGAACTCTTTACTGATATGAGTACagaatttttcaataaattaattgctACTTCCAATGCTGATATTACTGATGTACTCACACTCTTCTTGCAGAGCCCAAAGAaagtttttgataaaattttcaaCTTAGCCACAGAAAACAGCCAACAGGGAGATATTATGTTACAAGTAATGAAATTATTAGACAACTATTGTAATTATTACTATGAAGTTGATACTGAACCTTGTATTTTCAAAGCATTGCAGAATAATCTGGAAATCTGTATAGATACAGAAGAGAAAGAAAATAACTTTATAAGATTTATTTCTGCATTAAAAAACTATGGCATTTTAATTGGATCTAAATTgctattattaacaataatgCCAAACATTCACAAAGCActcctaaataaaaatatcaataatattaatatgcaAATTAAGTTATTACAAAGTGCTTACACTATAGAAGAGCTATTAGAATACAGAGCCCCAATGTTGGCAATGTTAGCCCAGGTCATGGATATTGTACGGTGGAAAATTCATACATTTGTCACTTCAGCACCGACTACTTTACAAAGCACAATCGAACTTCAAACCTCATTTATGGAGACATATGGCACCAGCATACCAG TGAAAGAAGAAAATTGGTTAAAATCAAAGTTGAAAAATACACATCCACTAAACACTTACTACTACAGGAAAATATGGAATCCACCAGGCAATaactttttagaaattataactGGTACTAAGATGAGGCAACACAGTTCTAAAGACGATATCACAACAACATTGATACAG ATAATATGTTCATGCACACAAGAAGAGTGGTTTACTATTTGGGATTGTCTTGCTCATTTTGAAGCTAAAATAGTTTTAGATGCCTATTATGAAGCCATGTCTTTAATAGCaagaatagaaagagacaataGAACTAATAATACTTGGGCATGCATTTTGTATTGTTACAGAACTCTTCTACATTGTACCCGG TACAAATTCTTCAAAGAACCATTAACAAACAATCAAATACTAGATGTTATTAATAACATCACAAGAATGCCGATACTCTGTGATGGACCAAAAGAAGACATGGAACCTTTACTGCTTCCTCTTCTAGCTTATATAGCTGAACGCAAAAATGATTATTCAATTGATCTCTCTAGCTGTGATCTTGTCAAATATGAATGTCTGGTCACTATTATAAACAACATATTTTCTAAGAAATAA